GAAGGTGTTCGGATCATTCAGATAGCCAGTGGTGGATATCACTCTCTTGCATTAACTGGTAAAGATAGTTGTCCAATCCCACAGTTGTAATGGAAAATGTCTTTTATAGGTTGCACGATATTGTCACTGATTTATTGTTGATTTATGATTTCAGATGATGGTAAAGTACTTTCTTGGGGCCATGGTGGACATGGTCAGTTGGGTCATTCTTCTATCCAAAATCAGAAAGTACCTGAACCGATTAAGGCTTTATCTGATGAGCATGTTGTCTATATCGCTTGTGGAGGTTCATCCTCGGCAGCTGTAACCCGTAAGTTAGCCTTGACTGTTTTGGTAAGATAGTCTCTTTCTTTTGATCATTGCAGAATTCATTAGAAGACGCCAAAGGTGGTGTGGCTGACTATGGGGGGAATATATAAAAGTGGCACCTCCCAAACACAAAGAAGTCTTATTAAGCTTAATCCATAGACACACATAGTGATCAAGAGTGTAGGTTGATGTCTAGTGCTGAGAaaggttgaaaatgaaaaaaaattaaacatgaaagaatatcaaatggGGAATGgttatctaaaaaataataaaataagaaataagaaacctaaaggaaagaaagagagcAGACCATGAGTTGAAATGGGAAGTGCAAAGCAGGTTAGGGTGCTTAACAGACTACCTTTATCTTTTGAATTAATGATATTACTCTTGACCTCGTAATGACTATCAATGGAAATGCATGATAAGAGAGGTAAGTGGAAATGCACATTGAAATTACCCAAATGTCCCTATAGAGTAACACAAAGATCTACCAATTCACTCAACAAATGGGTTAGTCGTCAgccatgaaattatttaagaataaagtaataacataaagtaaataaattgcatAACACCAAGATTGGTAATGAAAGGAAACCatttaaaaaactctttaaagtTAAAATCCTACAAGGTAGTCAAATCtaaaaaagtcaattttattatttgaaaatcaattacaagcaagtttcaattacaaaacctttatcaATTGACATTCTTACTTGACTAGACAAAGGACCCGTTTGCCTCTACCATAGTAGCACAGAACGTTTGACgatcttcaaatattgacttCTTTACTGGAACTCTAGTGGCTGAATCACGGTCACGTTATCTCAATCTTGGATCAATGATCACACttttttagagaaataatatgaaaattttcaccAAAATATGCATTGGAAAGTGCTCTTAAAAGTATCTAGAATTGAATCTCTACATATTCTAACCAATAGAatttcttaaataaacaatctgaaAGTAGTTTGAATTGCAGTAGGATTCTGCTGACGGAGTGACTTTGTTGCAACGGACTCTTCTGACGGGATGCTGACACTTGGCACTTAATCTTCTCAGCAGTAGCAGTGGGGAAATGCTATTGCTGTGTTAGCATCCTTGGAACTTTATTTTCACACTCTTGACTTATCTAAAACACTTCCTAATAacttctagataaactcaaAATAGTTATAGATAAAAgtgttttacattcatccaaattacaAAACCAAAAATACGATGAAGTCTATCATCTTACTCACTTAGTCCTATCCAAACTTATGAACTTAGTTACCTAGTCCTAGCTAAACTCTTGCATCTACACACATCTTTAACTTTTTTCCGATGGAATTAAGTGGGGTGCAATTGTTTGTTTGAACAGATGAAGGGAAGCTTTACATGTGGGGAAATGCTAAGGATTCTCAATTAGGAGTTCCTGGGCTGCCAGAAGTACAACCATGTCCTGTTGAAGTTAAGTTCCTAATGGAGGATGATGGGTTGGGACCCCACAATGTCCTATCAGTCGGAGTAGGCGCATCACATGCCATGTGTTTGGTTATGAGGTCAGGTTATTAAAATTGATCTCATGATTTGAAGGTTCTCTGAACATGTATCAACAGATATAGGGATCAACCTTCTGCAACAGAGCTCGAGCAAGCGTGGAAATAGACATGTAGATCTCTAACGTTAGGATACTTTAGAATCACTGCAACAACATTTTTGAGGTGGATGATTTCGTGATGCAGGAAGTTTTGGCCCCTACCTATTGTATGATGTACATCACTGGATCTGGAACTCATCTACGCCGAAGTATGCTTCTAAATGTCATATATAGAGACATGCATAGTTCCATTTCATTGCTCTTTATTCATTGCTCCAAGGTTAGAAGTATAATATTATGAGGTAGcttctttttaaataagaaatgtTTTTTGTTATTTAACAAATTGACTTGGATTTATATGATGCATCAGattataaaacattttttttactataaagtaGATATGATGTACTACACTAAACCATGTCAATAtgtaagtttatttatttttgtatgtttAGGCACTTCTCTTTCATACTTTCGTCGTCTTTTATAACCAAAATTTCTGTTTCAAGTCTTGGGCTTGCCATTCCATATGAATTGTAGTTACTAGTTATACTCCAGAACATTCCGTACTGCCATCGCTCATCTCTAAGAGTACTAGCAATAGtttatttatcttcatttttattctcaaatttgaataaacttgTCTTAAAATCACCTACATTAGCTTAtctatctttataattttaaataattatgaacagtgattattcatctttaaagatgtcattttccttcttcaaatattattttattattttttctctttcctctcaactctcttttctatctttttctctctttttttttttctcttctctctctttattattttattattatttgatcaaaaaatacataattcaatgtaggaattttttttcatatttaaaatcaatcttcaaaatatgtaattttatatatgaagatAAAGAATCTATTGTCAATGCTCTAACAAGATATGGAATGGAAAATTAGCTCAATAATTGGAGATTGTCGTATTCTCCTAAAATGGTCTTCCGTCCAGAAGTGTCAACATGAAGACACATGACCTCCTTCGTAAGGTCTTTGCAATGTATGTGAAGGAATGTAAGCCCAGTGGTCCTTTAATTCATAACTCTCTGTTGGTCTCATACAGGCTTCGACCCACCATAACTCTTTTGTATTCATGTTCCTTCGCTTTCTATAATGGTTCTGtttgctaaaaagaaaaaataaatctactagCTAATTCATGGTTCCCAGAGAATGAGTAACAAAAAGGATATCAGGGATACCTTGAAATTTACAATCAAAATTGCAGGCCATTAAGGCAGGGTGTGTGAGAGGGGTGTGCGGGTCCCACCTCTCCAGTTGGTAGGTGAACCCATACACGTACCCAAACAAGAAAGACCCGTCTCCCTCTCACAAACCTCTGCAATTCCAAAAACAAAGAAGGAAATCTTTGTCCCAATATTAGTTGGGGGTTGAAAGGCTTCAATTCCCTCCTCCGGCCGGTAGACCAAACTTTTCATGCATAAAATTGGAAGCTTCCTCCATTTGTTGCAGTGCTCTTGGGACTGCGTGCATGTTATATATTCTCTGTTTCTCTGTGTATGTGGGTGCAGTACTCTTTGGACTGCATGCATTTAATATGTTCTCTTTTTCTCTGGTGTTTGTGGGGAACCCGGAAGATTAGCCTTTTCTTTCCAACTTGCTCCTCGTCCATGTTCTCCGCGACGAAATAAAGATATCTTCACCGCCAACTTTTTCCACGAATTTGGTGGGAATGTGATGTAAAGTAGGGAGAATATGagaaacaaattttatttatgcatGCTGTTATTTCGTTCCTTTCTTTCTTAATCATCAAAGTAAGTTCTCATCATTATACAGGTCCCACTGGAGAACCCACGTGCATGCAACTGAGTACTTGAGAATTCATTTCCTTTCCCGTCAGAGTCCTAAATCTCGGAAGCCGATCGAAGTCTTCACCAAGTAAAAAACTTCGAAGggaaaaaactatatatagcaCATCTATCATAATTAATGGATGTAATCTTATGACAACAGCAATATAATTTTATGGAACAAACTATATTGCTGTGTATGAGGAATGTAGCTTATTTTTCTGCATCATTTAACGTTAATTAGCATAAGGTGCCATTTCTTCTGATCAAAAGAAGGTTGATCAGAAGTAATGTGCGGTGGAGGGCTACAGCTTTAGCAAACTGTAAAATGATGCCTGTGGAGATCTTCTTTCGATGGAAAACCGACCAATGATTGTCATCATAACTTTGCAGCTTTAGAGCCCAATCACACACATACTTTGCCGCTTTAGAGAAGTGAGGCTAGCTCAACAGTGAGTTTGTATCTAACCAACCACTGAAAGATAActctaaaagaaaatatgagTCGTCGCTTCTCTCTATGCTACGGTCAGTAATATAGATTCAACGAAAGTCTAGGGATCCTCCCCCGCACCTCTTTAGCTCCCCCTTCCGTGGTAAACGCCACTCTCGGGGCCACTTCAAGGTCTCTTAATTAGATGCGGGCCGTGGAAGCCGCATTCTCAGTACTTTTTTGGCTAACTCCTCTCGTTGAATCTCTTTCCCTAACCCTCTGTTCCAGGAGGGTCCTCAAGCTAACTACCAATCCTTGAAAGTCAATTGCTTCATAGATTGGGGCTTAGCTACAATATATAAAAGCAAGAAACTCAAAGCCTGTTTGTTAACTTATTAATTTTCAAAGCTTTTCTCATAGCTTTGGGGTAGTGAATCAGAGAGGCAGGTAGCACTCGTAATTAAGGAGAGGGAGATAATAAGAATGCTAATCCCCCACCCCCGGTCCGGAAAGGCATTCCAAAATATGATTTAATTAGTGGCTATAAAATTCCCAAAATGTGATCTAGTCAGAGAGATTTGCCGgctatagtatatgtatatgtcATTGATCATGTCTTTCCTTTTTCCACACGACTCTCTGATTAATACGAAATGAAGCTATCATATCATAAAAGGAAGATGGCACATACGTCCAATTAACATCTTAGAGTATTATCGCCACTAATTTATATAGTTGAAAGAACCCCGAATACTTCTAAATTATGGTACAGAAGTAGTTATCGATGGAacattttaatcaatgattgAAGGTCGACCTCCGATCCGTCGGtgaaattttcttaaattaattacatatgaAGCTACGTACCAAGCGACAGGATTGGTAGTTAATATAtctatatcatatatatcatatgcGTACAAATCTACCAATTAATTTGGTCTAGTAAAAGCTACAGTGTCTACAAGAGGCTTAATTTAAAGCTTTTGAGAATTACTGTCCCGTAGTACTTTCTTTTCTGTCATAAATTGAGTTGATAACTGTAAATAGATATAACATTAATTTTCGACCATCAACTTCTGGGCATGAAATTCGTAGCTGAGTTGCCATCAGCAGTAGTCAAAGGAGCCATTTGAAGCTGGCACGCATCCTCTTCCAACTGATCAAAATGTGCTGCAGCAATTCCCATTTCTTGTAGCTGATGAAATCCACCAGTACGACAGTTGTGATCTTCATTTACATGCAAATCTTCTAGAGATGGCATGTTCACCATGGAACCAAAATCTCTCGTGTTGCTCATCATGTCGCCATATCCTTGACCAACAACGAGCTTGTAACCACCTTGAGAGTTCACATTTTCATCGGAGAGTGTTCGACATGCTTTCTCCAGTATTGTCCGCATATATTTTCCTTGTGCGTCGATCCTCATCTGGAGGTGTTTCTGTACCTGTTGCCACATCAACACAGATATAATATAATGGCCAAAAAGTTCAAAACCAATTCCCTATCTGATCTTCAGCTCCTGTTGAATTTTACTATCAATGGGACGTACGGTTTAGGTATTTTCTTACTTTCCTTATTGTATTACCTCTAACTGCTCATTCAGTCTCCTTCGCACTTCCATTTGTGTCTTAAGAGCTTCAGTCTGGTTTATGTTCCTGTGATCAGGTTcttaaaaatgaattaaaatgtgaatggaaacaaagaaaatgaatatAGTTTTAGTATAAACTACAGATCATGAATGCATTTATATAGAGCCATGTGTGCCAATAGTATAAGATGCCTTCTCGTCTTGAAATTCATGTCTAGTGTGCCTATACTCGCTTGCGACAAAAGACGAAGAGATCTAGTGAGTCACATACTTATTCAATCGTAGACCCATTATTGTCCTGGAAGTTGCAGCAGCATCCCTCTGAAATTCTAATGCCGAAGCTGTCGATGAGATTTTATAAGGAAATGGGAACATTTTCAGTAGTCTCTTCCGAAGAATGGtagcaaaaattaataaaaggaaaaaaaaaaaaaaaaaaaaaaaaaactttaatctCACCATCCCCAACAGCCTGATCATTCAAATCTTTATGCGGTTGCTTCCCGAGCctgaatttctattttattgaaGATGAGAAAACGAGCaagattcattaaaaaataaaaacctaacAGTGGAAAAGTACAAGCTGAGAGAAAAAAGGAGAACCAGAAGATGTATTCCAGTACTGTATCGTTACCTGAAGGTGGCTCTTAAGATGGTAAAGAGTGAGACCCTTAACACCCATAACTTTCATGATCGTCTTTGGCGTAGCCTCTGCAGAGATAGacagaggaaaaaggaaaaatagaaaaaaagaaaaaaaaaacatagaacaTACTGTTAAAATGAAACTCAACAATGGCAAAAATGCTACAAGCTAGTTCTAATTAAGCATGGTATATTAATGATTGCTGATGTGAACAAAGTGGTAAAAAGGTTCGGTACTATCTGGTCCTCCAAGCTGGGTGACAGCATCGACAAATCGCTCATGAAGCTCGACAGTCCATCGGAGACGAGGCTTTGGGTCAGTGGTGAGGACGAGTCCGGCGTCCCCTTGAACAGTACACATTTGCCTATGATCATGTGAATTCATTGATCTTGGCTTATTGGGATTATAAGAACGTCAGCTTCTATATATATCCGGAGAGATACAGACAAAGGAGTGAAGAACCAAGGGTGGCATACATATAGGTGAAAATGGTGCGTATTATTCAAGCAATGGCGTTTGGTTTTTCTACTGGAAAAAAGTGTAGATGttgatataaataaaaaagccaAAATGAGAAAACAAAAGGCACCGACTATGCAAGCCTGCCTAGCTCCTTTGCCAAAAGACTCTCCCCTCCCTAGGGGCTTTCaattcgatttttcttttaatatgggATATGCTGCTGCAACATCAAATGGACACCTCTTCTTGCCTTTTATTCGGCGATCAAAGTTACCATCAATGAATTGAAGTTCGTTCGTTCAATGAGTACTACTTTCaatacttcatatatatcaGCTAGAAATTAAAGTAAGAGGAGCTATAGCACATATAGATCATATTTATATCATCATGCGCAAATAATTGCATGAAAAAAGTACGTCAGACTGCTTCAGTTCTCAAGTTTACTTCACGATTTTCCAGTGATCTTTTTATGCGCAATAACTGACTTTCACCCTCCTCTCTTAAATTTCTCAACAGGGCAATGTCGCTTaggccaaaaaaagaaaaacatagcaACGTCAAAACCATTTATTCTTCGCCCAGCTCCCTGATCTCCGACTATTTCAAACGACGTGCCAGATGAAGATTTGCGATCTCAAAGTTGAGGTTAATTAAATCTTGATCAGAAACGATATGTACAATTAATTATCATGAAGTTCTCCGGTGGACGTTTATCATGTACATATATAGACAAGAATGTCAGACAAAGCAGGACTATATATTGCTACCCTTTATGTCTCTTAAAGTTTCATGCGTTACAAACATAGCGACGATTTTAAGAGTCAAACCCTGTCTCCTTACCGTATACTTATTTGTTCAATACATGGACTGTGTGTCCCGTGACAAGATATATATTGCTTTCAATATTAACAATATTAGATACGTTTCGatggaattttttttagatgagaCTTTTGATGTGACATCACtctaaataaattattgatggTGATTTTGGTTCAAAGAatctaaattaatatataaatgtatgtCATTGCTgttaaaatgtttaaattaatataggtttaatttgttggtttgcttgatatttataaatagaaCTGACCCACATGCATGGACATTTTATAGAGGGCAACGAAAGAATTCATATTTACAAGCTCGAGACAATTTCAAAGATTATTATACCTTACACAAATATTCGGGCCAAGATACTTCTCAATTCCGGGTTGTCTCCCATCAACTAATATAaatttcctttcattttaataacataattaattGTTATGATTGGTGCTCTCATGATGATCTTATGCTATATACATATTCTATCCATTGCTAATAAATTAATGCCCCTAGCTCCCAAGTTACAACTGTTGAGTTTGTGAAGTTTGGTTTAATTTATTGGTGTGTCAGTCTGATTTGATGATTGACCCAATCCAACAATAATGTGTTACGATATTTTGGCGGATTTTTAAGGAGGCTTCggccaataaataaaatttttggtaCTATTTGTTGTTTGAAAAAGTGTCGTCAAGTAGAAAGTTCGCTTAATGTTCACATAACAGGTGGCTTGAGAGAAACTTAGGAGGAGAGTTCACATAAGTCTCACTCGACATGTAGCTCAAGCGAAAATCGGATAGAGATCTCAATAGcgagaaattataaaatagggTTTTTGTTGTGTGACATTCTACATATGTACTTAATAAACAGTTTAGTATCTCTTGAGTACTCTTAATAGTGagattttatcataaaatatattttgtaattcctcaacataataaaatcatatgcagctctgtggacgtaggcacaTGCATTGCCGAAACACGTTAATTTTACATTgtgtgattgattttttttgtgtttgttttcaCTTGTTTATCATGTTGATGTGTTTTTTCACAAGAAAAGGTACACTATTCATTAAAATTTGATTGTTAGGATTATTGTATTATATCActtgttttttcttctattttaatGATCAAATTGGATAAAAATGTTATTTGACGTCGTTTTTAGTAATTGCAATCATGTGAATAagcatatatttaatttagttGATCAAAGATGAGAGTATATTTTCTCGACAACGGtactaattttttcttaaagtaGGATTTAAAGTCAAACTCTAATACCATGCTGAGAAAAACTGCACATTATCTCAAAACgttaaattcataaaaaaaatttgctgACATTGAGAAAATAAACTTTTCTATACCTCTTACACTGCCATGCTACATTTGGCATTTGTTGCGTGCCCGTACTGTTCATTGCAATCATTCGATTAATGTTTCCCAACCTAACATGATTGCATCTATATATTGGTTAACTGACATAATGATTCTGCGCAGAATCTTATGACTTTGTTGTATCGTGACAAACATTAATGTCTaagattaaataattaaatacgtCTTAGCTTATAGTTCCTTGTATTTCTTATTTGAGATTGGGGCTATGTCGCGTCAAAAGCTGCATTTACACTGTTACAGAATACTTGAACCAAACTCGATCGAGCTTaagatcaaaatcaatttttatgttCACGAGCTTATAACTAACTAAGCAAATCAACTTACTCTAATTTTTTGCCTGAGAAACCTATTTTTTAAACCTTTGTTAATGAGTATTATACATCATgacaaacttatatatatatatatacatacatctagCTAAAACATGAAATATTGATGTGAGTTGCGGGTTTGGAACCTGGAAGACACTCAACTCATCTTTATTGTGTTTAAATTTAAGTCTAGCCTAACATTCAAATACAACTCCCAATTAACCATtgaatataatttatcattttagtcTTATCACTGTTACACGAGAGACCCATAATTGACAAAAGTTAGCAATTAAATGGATGGTCGCTCTGCATTGCGTTTACAACAAACTTCCCAATCATAAGTAggacttatatattttttaattttttataaatacatataaattaatCTTAACATTTAAGTATATCTAAATTCATATTaggtaaatattatgaaattcacaaaatttactctgccatctcaactcactagtactaatcataaaaaatttaattcatattaattcatCTAAATTCTAAACCTCCAAACGTAATCTTAGTCTCCACGGCGACAAGTGATCAATTAATATTCGTGATTGTGTCTGTTCAAGTTACCTTGATTTACTACTAAATTAAATGCTTTTGAAACCTGAGGTAATTGAGTTTGATTGgctaattaattatcaaattaaCCAGTTTATAGGTATTGCAACTTAATCAGCGTCGAGTCAAATTCAGACAAATCACAAACACCTTTATATATTCGTCTAATAAATTTATAGACCCTACTTACGGAGGAGCCAAATCTGCAAGGAGATccacaaaattaattaaagtgGACCCGCATGGATCGAGCTGTCATTCGAGGGTGAAGGATAGGGGACCAATCTTTTCTTAAAGCAACTTAACCGTGAAGTGTGATGGACAAGGACTTCTTTCTTTAGGCCACTTTTGTGGAACAGAAGGTTGTCTCTCGGAAATGCCTTTGTTCTCATCCATATCAAATCaagaaaactaagaaaaaaaaaaaaaaaaaaaaaaaaaaaaaaaaaaaaaagaaaagaacgtaTTGTTAAAAGGGTACTCGAACACATCTTCATCACTTTGTGGCTGGTTCTGAAACAGTACTTGAGACTAGATCTGTACAAAAGGTTATTCATAATGGGGTGAGATCACCATAACAAAGTGCATGTGTTGCCCTTCGTTTGACAACATTTTATAAAGAAGTGTTTATGAGGTGTTTCAAGAAGTAGTGTTTTAATAATATAGTATGTCAAAGATTGTTTTGGGGTGGAGGGGTTGTGGACGGACCACCCTCACGAATGGATAGCTGATCTTGCTCTCCACCCTCGGGGGGGATTCGGCCACCCGGCAATAAGCGTGATGACACCATCATGCAATGGCCAAATAAATCCACCTTGCAAAGGGGTTTCTTTGATTTGTAGCCCTCATGGGGTGGATTTGGTCATCCTACAATATAGCTAGCTGGCAAGTTTCAAGAACCTTTATTTCTAATTGTATCCAACAATGGACCCAAAATAAAGTCTTCCTGTCCAAAACCAAAACATACAATTCCTTAATTCCCCTATTAGAAGTAGCACAcgagttcttctttttcattttttattaataatactaGCTAATTTATGTTAAAAAGGTGATTATGAGCCTTTATATATCTGGCAAACATTAATTAATTCAGGacatcatatatttattttaagttcatgtcatgatCTCTCACGTGTATACCGACACTTACTGCTTACGTTACCATGCACGATCATGGCCATCAAGAAGGAAAGCAAATTAGCTGCGGATCAGTGCTTGAAtcaatcaaatccaacatatcattcaatgatatttatataattgaatAAGTTCCCCACATGTACGTACGCCATGCACCCGCGGCTTGGTACGTACGGATCAGCCCCTTATAATAAATCTCAATGCACTttctatgataaaatatttaccCATTGGGTTAAATACTAGTCCCTGATGCGAGTGACTTTAATTTGggaaattatgttatttttcacTCAAAATCTTTGTAACGAACCAATCTGTTGTAGTGTCGAATTAGTTGCCGTACGTAGTGTATTAAGGAAGAACCCAACGAGATGTA
This is a stretch of genomic DNA from Carya illinoinensis cultivar Pawnee chromosome 3, C.illinoinensisPawnee_v1, whole genome shotgun sequence. It encodes these proteins:
- the LOC122303258 gene encoding myb family transcription factor IPN2-like isoform X1 — protein: MNSHDHRQMCTVQGDAGLVLTTDPKPRLRWTVELHERFVDAVTQLGGPDKATPKTIMKVMGVKGLTLYHLKSHLQKFRLGKQPHKDLNDQAVGDASALEFQRDAAATSRTIMGLRLNKNINQTEALKTQMEVRRRLNEQLEVQKHLQMRIDAQGKYMRTILEKACRTLSDENVNSQGGYKLVVGQGYGDMMSNTRDFGSMVNMPSLEDLHVNEDHNCRTGGFHQLQEMGIAAAHFDQLEEDACQLQMAPLTTADGNSATNFMPRS
- the LOC122303258 gene encoding myb family transcription factor IPN2-like isoform X2, which gives rise to MKVMGVKGLTLYHLKSHLQKFRLGKQPHKDLNDQAVGDASALEFQRDAAATSRTIMGLRLNKNINQTEALKTQMEVRRRLNEQLEVQKHLQMRIDAQGKYMRTILEKACRTLSDENVNSQGGYKLVVGQGYGDMMSNTRDFGSMVNMPSLEDLHVNEDHNCRTGGFHQLQEMGIAAAHFDQLEEDACQLQMAPLTTADGNSATNFMPRS